The proteins below come from a single Gordonia pseudamarae genomic window:
- a CDS encoding DUF2189 domain-containing protein translates to MTYPPTPPPSGSSPEGKDPYQQGGNPGQYGQPGSYGQPGSYGQPGPGQYGQPNPGQPNPGQYGQPDPGQPNPGQYGQPGGAQYGQPTPGQYGQPAGGQYGQPGQSPYGAPQYGAGGFGAPGAPGKPDVGEAFNWAWAQFRAKIGVMILPGLAVFGAAVILLILAIFGTALSVNEETVRVGSGDYSYTTTTSEINPIGLIFLMLLYFVFGFVLLYLSSAIISGALKVADGVDVTARDFLVPRNLVPVVLTALLVAVGVAIGSIVIIGGIIVAFFAQFAIVIAIDKSLSPVNAIKASFELAKNNLGDSLIAWLLAGIIGGVGAIVCYIGLIVTLPLAQLFYVHCYRRMTGGQIAPAPGAAPAY, encoded by the coding sequence ATGACTTACCCCCCAACTCCTCCGCCGTCGGGCTCTTCGCCCGAGGGCAAAGATCCCTACCAGCAGGGCGGCAATCCGGGGCAGTACGGCCAGCCCGGTTCGTACGGTCAGCCCGGTTCGTACGGTCAGCCGGGCCCGGGCCAGTACGGCCAGCCGAACCCCGGCCAACCCAATCCGGGCCAGTACGGCCAGCCAGACCCCGGCCAACCCAATCCGGGCCAGTACGGCCAGCCGGGCGGCGCCCAGTACGGGCAGCCCACCCCGGGGCAGTACGGCCAGCCGGCCGGCGGCCAGTACGGCCAGCCGGGTCAGAGCCCCTATGGCGCGCCGCAGTACGGCGCGGGCGGTTTCGGCGCTCCGGGCGCGCCCGGCAAGCCGGATGTGGGCGAGGCGTTCAACTGGGCATGGGCCCAGTTCCGCGCCAAGATCGGGGTGATGATCCTGCCGGGTCTGGCCGTGTTCGGCGCCGCCGTGATCCTGCTGATCCTGGCGATCTTCGGCACCGCGCTGTCGGTCAATGAGGAAACCGTCCGCGTCGGCAGTGGCGACTACTCGTACACGACGACGACATCGGAGATCAATCCGATCGGCCTGATCTTCCTGATGCTGCTGTACTTCGTGTTCGGGTTCGTGCTGCTGTACCTGTCGTCGGCAATCATCTCCGGCGCGTTGAAGGTCGCCGACGGTGTCGACGTGACCGCGCGCGACTTCCTGGTTCCGCGCAATCTCGTTCCGGTCGTCCTGACCGCGCTGCTCGTCGCCGTCGGTGTGGCGATCGGCTCGATCGTGATCATCGGTGGCATCATCGTCGCCTTCTTCGCGCAGTTCGCGATCGTCATCGCCATCGACAAGTCGCTGTCCCCGGTGAACGCGATCAAGGCGTCGTTCGAGCTGGCGAAGAACAACCTCGGCGATTCGCTCATCGCGTGGCTGCTCGCCGGCATCATCGGTGGCGTCGGCGCCATTGTGTGCTACATCGGCCTGATCGTGACGCTGCCGCTGGCACAGCTGTTCTACGTGCACTGCTACCGCCGGATGACCGGTGGGCAGATCGCTCCCGCCCCGGGTGCGGCTCCCGCCTACTGA
- a CDS encoding CocE/NonD family hydrolase, whose product MLSVVAALCVAVPRADAAPLGLHPAQWTKTAQSERQKYPRVAVSTSVPIHMSDGTVLRADVYRPADSSGRAVDTKTPVIVNMTPYNKLISMIAGAAANYPELSKQAFDLLASVNLSGTGISGTERLLKVAAGGVPSIFSVDEKLVRSGYTQIVAEVRGTGGGSQGVWDVFGSREQRDTIEVLDWARTRSYSNGKLGMSGYSYSAINQIQAAAKRPKGLGAIFPAAPMSDIVADVVAPGSGFGAGFLGLWLFAVNATKFIPDLPRLLRGQFDPKWLADRIANPAVFIPEYIEGLTAPSVDELTGRTRDLVSMKSAYRKALTTDAANITTPAFVIGGWQDLFTNMEWRALNQLSGLPDDKKKLVMSTGQHVTNGWDMGRKGTPPSITSLQRAWFDKWLKGVDNGIDKYSQATSHQQGGGWVQSATMPRTDQTHRRLYLNAAHSGTAPTALKDGSLRSSGGTKAAKWTVSAGVTTLCSGDSNRAFVGLISPIDGCANDNRVSERNGLTFTSAPVKQATSINGAVNVHVRTQVDARDGFYVAVLTDVAPDGRSTILTTGNMTVSIRNQMVPAQSTYAPNGDVVDPYYALDAFTRATVKPGSVQNLDIGLLGTDALLKRGHRLRVTLYAYNAPQSVSFGPITNDSGLKPQHILLDPKNPSWVQVPSNRPIG is encoded by the coding sequence GTGCTGTCTGTTGTTGCCGCGTTGTGCGTGGCCGTCCCACGGGCCGATGCCGCCCCGCTCGGATTGCACCCGGCGCAGTGGACGAAGACCGCACAGAGCGAGCGGCAGAAGTATCCGCGCGTCGCCGTCAGCACCAGCGTGCCCATCCACATGTCCGACGGCACCGTGCTCCGCGCCGACGTGTACCGCCCCGCCGACTCAAGCGGCCGGGCCGTCGACACCAAGACGCCGGTCATCGTCAACATGACCCCGTACAACAAGCTGATCAGCATGATCGCCGGAGCCGCCGCCAACTACCCCGAATTGTCCAAGCAGGCGTTCGATCTGCTGGCGAGCGTCAACCTGTCGGGCACCGGGATCTCGGGCACCGAACGACTGCTCAAGGTCGCCGCCGGTGGTGTGCCGTCCATCTTCTCCGTCGACGAGAAACTGGTCCGGTCCGGGTACACGCAGATCGTCGCCGAAGTCCGGGGCACCGGCGGCGGTTCGCAGGGTGTGTGGGATGTGTTCGGCAGCCGCGAACAACGTGACACTATCGAGGTTCTCGACTGGGCGCGGACGCGGTCCTACTCCAACGGCAAACTCGGTATGTCCGGGTACTCGTATTCGGCGATCAACCAGATTCAGGCTGCCGCGAAACGGCCCAAGGGCCTCGGCGCGATCTTCCCCGCCGCGCCGATGAGCGACATCGTCGCCGACGTGGTCGCGCCGGGATCGGGTTTCGGTGCGGGTTTTCTCGGGCTATGGCTGTTCGCGGTGAACGCCACCAAGTTCATCCCCGATCTGCCGAGACTGCTGCGCGGACAGTTCGATCCGAAGTGGCTGGCCGATCGCATCGCGAACCCGGCGGTGTTCATCCCCGAGTACATCGAGGGCCTGACCGCCCCGAGCGTCGACGAACTGACCGGTCGCACAAGGGACCTGGTGTCCATGAAGTCCGCGTATCGGAAGGCGCTGACCACTGATGCCGCCAACATCACCACCCCGGCGTTCGTGATCGGCGGCTGGCAGGACCTGTTCACCAACATGGAATGGCGCGCCCTCAACCAGCTCAGTGGATTGCCGGACGACAAGAAGAAGCTGGTGATGAGCACCGGCCAGCACGTGACCAACGGTTGGGACATGGGCCGGAAGGGAACACCGCCGAGCATCACCTCGTTGCAGCGGGCCTGGTTCGACAAGTGGCTCAAAGGCGTCGACAACGGCATCGACAAGTACTCGCAGGCCACCAGTCATCAACAGGGTGGTGGCTGGGTGCAGTCGGCCACCATGCCCCGCACCGATCAGACCCATCGCAGGCTCTACCTGAACGCGGCGCACAGCGGCACCGCGCCGACCGCCCTCAAAGACGGTTCACTGCGATCGTCCGGCGGAACCAAGGCGGCCAAGTGGACGGTATCGGCGGGGGTCACCACGCTCTGCTCAGGTGACTCCAACCGGGCGTTCGTGGGCCTCATCAGCCCGATCGACGGCTGTGCCAACGACAACCGGGTCAGCGAACGCAACGGCCTCACCTTCACCTCCGCGCCGGTGAAGCAGGCGACGTCGATCAACGGTGCGGTCAACGTCCACGTGCGAACCCAGGTGGACGCCCGCGACGGCTTCTATGTCGCGGTGCTCACCGACGTCGCCCCCGACGGGCGGTCGACGATCCTCACCACAGGCAATATGACGGTGTCGATCCGCAACCAGATGGTGCCGGCGCAATCGACGTACGCCCCCAACGGCGATGTCGTCGACCCGTACTACGCGCTCGACGCCTTCACTCGCGCAACCGTGAAACCGGGTTCGGTCCAGAACCTGGACATCGGGTTGCTGGGTACCGACGCCCTGCTCAAGCGCGGCCACCGGCTGCGGGTCACCCTGTACGCCTACAACGCCCCGCAGAGTGTCAGCTTCGGGCCCATCACCAACGACAGCGGCCTCAAACCGCAGCACATCCTGCTCGACCCGAAGAACCCGAGCTGGGTGCAGGTGCCGAGCAACCGCCCCATCGGCTGA
- a CDS encoding aldehyde dehydrogenase, producing MPETSTPDTAEAADTVGGDRHQLYIGGTWVDPHSTAIVEVFSPATGARVGSAPDADATDVDAAVRAARASFDSGVWSSVPPAERADVLDRAAALIEERSAEIISLVSAEMGAPPAAIATLQQLPGTGVLRAYAQAARDYAWVEYRDGLFGTTRITREPVGVVGAITAWNVPLFLICNKFGAALAAGCSIVLKPAPETPLTGNYLAELFAEAGVPDGVISVVPGGADTGKALVEHPGVDKITFTGSTAAGKAIGAACAHSLKRCSLELGGKSAAIVLDDVDIAANGYMITFLGLFNTGQACVAQTRILVPRSRHDEIVEAMVAAARTMTVGLPDDPSAQLGPVISERQRQRIEGYIEAGKAAGATAVLDGGRPDGLDGGYFLTPTIFTGVTNDMAIAQEEIFGPVLSVIAYDDVDEAIAIANDSDYGLAGTVWTADVERGIAISEKIRTGTFGINFYAIDPGSPFGGFKNSGIGRECGPEGLEAFLEHKSTMLPAGYQVSQDS from the coding sequence ATGCCTGAAACCAGCACGCCTGACACCGCCGAGGCCGCCGATACCGTAGGCGGCGACCGGCACCAGCTCTACATCGGGGGCACGTGGGTCGATCCCCACTCCACAGCCATCGTCGAGGTCTTCTCCCCCGCCACCGGCGCCCGCGTCGGCTCCGCCCCCGACGCCGACGCCACCGACGTCGACGCCGCCGTACGGGCCGCACGCGCGAGTTTCGACTCCGGTGTCTGGAGCAGTGTTCCGCCCGCCGAACGCGCCGATGTCCTCGACCGCGCCGCCGCACTCATCGAGGAACGCAGCGCCGAGATCATCTCGCTGGTGTCCGCCGAGATGGGCGCACCGCCGGCGGCCATCGCCACCCTCCAGCAGCTCCCCGGCACCGGAGTCCTGCGCGCCTACGCTCAGGCCGCCCGCGACTACGCGTGGGTCGAATACCGTGACGGCCTGTTCGGCACCACCCGGATCACCCGCGAACCCGTGGGCGTGGTGGGTGCGATCACGGCGTGGAATGTGCCGTTGTTCTTGATCTGCAACAAGTTCGGCGCCGCGCTCGCAGCCGGATGTTCGATCGTGCTCAAACCCGCACCCGAGACCCCGCTCACCGGCAACTACCTGGCCGAACTGTTCGCCGAGGCGGGCGTGCCCGACGGCGTGATCTCGGTGGTGCCGGGCGGCGCCGACACCGGAAAGGCACTTGTCGAGCATCCCGGCGTCGACAAGATCACCTTCACCGGATCCACCGCCGCGGGCAAGGCAATCGGCGCGGCCTGCGCCCACAGCCTCAAACGGTGCTCACTTGAGCTGGGCGGCAAGTCCGCCGCAATCGTCCTCGACGACGTCGACATCGCCGCCAACGGCTACATGATCACCTTCCTCGGCCTGTTCAACACCGGCCAGGCATGCGTCGCGCAAACCCGAATCCTGGTGCCGCGCAGCCGCCATGACGAAATCGTCGAGGCGATGGTCGCCGCCGCCCGGACGATGACCGTGGGCCTGCCCGACGACCCGTCCGCCCAACTCGGCCCCGTGATCAGCGAACGCCAGCGACAGCGCATCGAGGGCTACATCGAGGCGGGCAAGGCAGCGGGGGCCACCGCAGTCCTCGACGGTGGCCGCCCCGACGGCCTCGACGGCGGGTACTTTCTCACTCCGACGATCTTCACCGGAGTCACCAACGATATGGCGATCGCACAGGAGGAGATCTTCGGCCCGGTGCTCTCGGTCATCGCCTACGACGACGTCGATGAGGCCATCGCCATCGCCAACGACTCCGACTACGGTCTGGCCGGCACGGTATGGACCGCCGACGTCGAACGCGGCATCGCGATCTCCGAGAAGATCCGCACCGGCACCTTCGGCATCAACTTCTACGCCATCGATCCGGGCTCCCCGTTCGGCGGTTTCAAGAACTCCGGCATCGGCCGCGAATGCGGACCCGAAGGGCTCGAAGCGTTCCTCGAACACAAGTCGACGATGCTGCCCGCCGGCTACCAGGTGTCACAGGACTCCTGA
- a CDS encoding LON peptidase substrate-binding domain-containing protein, producing the protein MFPLGRALLPGDSLPLRVFEPRYRALLTDTLGEYRELLERREADPDVPTPTLSPPGFGVVLISQGHEVGGGDIRYDVGTYADIAQMSRRPDGQASLSCVGGNRFRVVEWLPEAPYPLATVQPLPNPPVTAEHRAAFESLCARVATLLDEFADNRGIAALALNPVERAIVDLSRLDEALHDELGVAGWAARFPLGSSDRQLLLEADDADTQLRILDDAVDGLAAAVEFTR; encoded by the coding sequence ATGTTCCCGCTGGGTCGCGCGTTGTTGCCCGGGGATTCGTTGCCGCTGAGGGTTTTCGAGCCCCGCTACCGGGCGTTGCTCACCGATACGCTCGGCGAGTACCGGGAACTGCTCGAACGCCGCGAGGCCGACCCCGACGTCCCCACCCCGACCCTGAGTCCCCCGGGATTCGGTGTGGTGCTCATCTCGCAAGGGCATGAGGTGGGTGGCGGTGACATCCGATACGACGTCGGCACCTACGCCGACATCGCCCAGATGTCCCGGCGACCCGACGGTCAGGCATCGCTGAGCTGTGTGGGCGGCAATCGTTTTCGTGTCGTCGAATGGCTTCCCGAAGCCCCCTACCCACTGGCGACCGTGCAGCCGCTGCCCAACCCACCGGTGACGGCCGAGCATCGAGCCGCATTCGAGTCGCTGTGTGCCCGGGTGGCCACCTTGCTGGACGAGTTCGCCGACAACCGCGGCATTGCGGCGCTCGCACTGAACCCGGTTGAACGCGCCATCGTCGACCTGTCCCGGCTCGACGAGGCGCTCCACGACGAGCTCGGTGTCGCCGGCTGGGCGGCGCGGTTCCCGCTCGGATCATCGGACCGGCAGTTGCTGCTGGAAGCCGACGACGCCGACACCCAGCTCCGCATCCTCGACGACGCCGTCGACGGCCTGGCCGCGGCGGTCGAGTTCACGAGGTAG
- a CDS encoding HhH-GPD family protein produces the protein MSSSVPPTTLLGWFDVHERDLPWREPGRSGWEILVSEIMLQQTPVARVLGPWSEWVRRWPTPSAMAAASPGEVLRAWGKLGYPRRALRLHGCAQVLAADYDDMVPDDVATLLELPGIGDYTARAVACFAYGRAVPVVDTNVRRVIARAVHGRAEPGNPSRRDLDDAEVLLPRSADGSYSADAPRFSAALMELGALVCTARNPACENCPLTDCRWVRRGRPAHTGPARTVQKFAGTDRQVRGLLLDVLRGSADPVPRGSLDAVWTTDVAQRDRALDSLLSDGLVETTGSGLFCLAGEAGPDREG, from the coding sequence ATGTCAAGTAGTGTGCCACCGACCACTCTGCTGGGGTGGTTCGACGTCCATGAACGTGATCTGCCGTGGCGGGAGCCGGGGCGCAGCGGCTGGGAGATTCTGGTCAGCGAGATCATGTTGCAGCAGACCCCGGTGGCCAGGGTGCTGGGGCCCTGGTCGGAGTGGGTGCGGCGGTGGCCGACACCGTCGGCGATGGCCGCGGCGTCACCGGGCGAGGTGTTGCGGGCGTGGGGAAAACTCGGCTATCCACGCCGGGCGTTGCGGCTGCACGGTTGCGCCCAGGTGTTGGCCGCCGACTACGACGATATGGTTCCCGACGATGTGGCCACGCTGCTGGAGTTGCCGGGGATCGGCGACTACACGGCGCGGGCGGTGGCCTGTTTCGCCTATGGCCGGGCGGTTCCGGTCGTCGACACCAATGTGCGCCGGGTGATCGCACGCGCGGTGCACGGGCGGGCCGAACCGGGCAACCCGAGCAGGCGTGATCTCGACGACGCGGAGGTGTTGCTGCCGAGGTCGGCCGACGGCTCCTATTCGGCCGACGCGCCGCGGTTCTCGGCGGCGTTGATGGAGTTGGGCGCGCTGGTGTGCACGGCAAGGAATCCGGCGTGCGAAAACTGCCCGCTGACCGATTGCCGGTGGGTGCGCCGGGGCCGGCCGGCCCACACCGGCCCGGCGCGCACGGTGCAGAAGTTCGCGGGCACCGACCGCCAGGTGCGGGGGCTGTTGCTCGATGTGTTGCGCGGTTCTGCCGATCCGGTGCCACGGGGCAGCCTCGATGCCGTATGGACCACCGATGTGGCGCAACGCGATCGCGCACTGGATTCGTTGTTGTCGGACGGTCTGGTGGAGACCACCGGGTCGGGCCTGTTCTGTCTGGCCGGGGAAGCCGGTCCCGATCGGGAGGGCTAG
- a CDS encoding cytochrome P450, whose protein sequence is MKSIQAVRRNLLRAQAGYPRPERPLAPAPVGSGLLSVPGDSGLPLVGNTVDMLGNPLGNVLRQYRRYGQVSWSRWFGGNIVHLIGPDAIEAAWMDRDGVMSSELGWGQLIGPFFDRGLMLLDFAEHRHHRRIMQAAFTPRRLDGYLELMAPLVADHISEWDGGQGFPASARIKGLLLAVASEVFMGSELAPEHTRRLEEAFDATVHGGRAFLRADVGNFTWARGLRGREMLQEYFRSWIPARRAGSGGDLFTVLCNSSDEDGNAFTDEDVVNHMIFAMMAAHDTTSVALSMMVYYLGLHRDWQDRLREESCELGDSAITVKSLDALSGMDLVFRETVRINAPVGMIFRKTVRDTDILGHYIPQGCLVGIHPWATMQLPEWWPEPKRWDPERFSPERSEDRVHRFAWAPFGGGAHRCIGMYFAAMEAKLILHQLLTKFEWSVPQGYRIRFTYGTGAVPADGLPIDVCRLRTPRSSVVH, encoded by the coding sequence ATGAAATCGATCCAGGCGGTGCGTCGGAATCTACTACGGGCACAGGCGGGTTACCCGCGTCCCGAGCGTCCGCTCGCGCCTGCACCCGTCGGTTCGGGGCTGCTGTCAGTCCCCGGCGATTCGGGTCTGCCCCTGGTGGGTAACACGGTGGATATGCTGGGAAACCCGCTGGGCAATGTGCTGCGGCAATATCGGCGATACGGTCAGGTGTCGTGGTCACGGTGGTTCGGTGGCAATATTGTCCACCTGATCGGTCCGGATGCGATCGAGGCGGCGTGGATGGACCGCGACGGAGTGATGTCGTCCGAACTTGGTTGGGGTCAATTGATCGGTCCGTTTTTCGACCGCGGCCTCATGTTGCTGGACTTCGCCGAGCATCGGCACCACCGTCGGATCATGCAGGCCGCGTTCACGCCGCGGCGCCTCGACGGATACCTGGAACTCATGGCTCCGCTCGTCGCCGATCACATTTCGGAGTGGGATGGGGGACAGGGATTCCCGGCTTCGGCCCGGATCAAGGGTCTTCTCCTCGCGGTAGCGAGCGAGGTATTCATGGGCTCGGAGCTCGCACCCGAGCACACCCGCAGGCTGGAGGAAGCGTTCGACGCGACGGTGCACGGCGGACGTGCGTTTCTTCGTGCCGACGTCGGCAACTTCACCTGGGCACGGGGCCTGCGTGGGCGCGAGATGCTGCAGGAGTACTTCCGTTCCTGGATACCGGCACGGCGTGCCGGAAGCGGTGGTGATCTGTTCACCGTGTTGTGCAACAGCTCCGACGAGGACGGTAACGCCTTCACGGACGAAGACGTCGTCAATCACATGATCTTCGCCATGATGGCGGCACATGACACCACGAGCGTTGCGCTATCGATGATGGTGTACTATTTGGGCCTTCATCGTGATTGGCAGGATAGACTGCGGGAAGAATCTTGTGAGCTGGGCGACTCGGCGATCACGGTCAAGAGCCTGGACGCGTTGTCCGGAATGGACCTGGTATTCAGGGAAACCGTTCGTATTAACGCGCCCGTCGGAATGATATTCCGAAAAACAGTCCGCGACACGGATATTCTGGGGCACTACATACCGCAAGGCTGTCTCGTGGGAATACACCCATGGGCTACGATGCAACTGCCCGAATGGTGGCCCGAGCCTAAACGCTGGGACCCCGAACGATTCTCACCGGAACGAAGTGAGGACCGAGTGCACAGGTTCGCCTGGGCTCCCTTCGGTGGCGGTGCCCACCGATGCATCGGAATGTATTTCGCTGCGATGGAGGCGAAACTCATTCTCCATCAGCTGTTGACCAAGTTCGAATGGTCGGTGCCGCAAGGATATCGGATCAGGTTCACCTATGGCACCGGTGCGGTGCCGGCCGATGGATTGCCGATCGACGTCTGCCGTTTGCGCACGCCCCGATCGTCGGTGGTTCATTGA
- a CDS encoding antibiotic biosynthesis monooxygenase family protein → MSVVKINAIRVPEGAGPELEKRFHARAHSVDGSPGFLGFQLLRPVKGEDRYFVVTNWATEEDFQTWAKGPAREAHAGEQRNPVASGADLLEFEVVIDQKPSA, encoded by the coding sequence ATGTCAGTGGTGAAGATCAACGCGATCAGGGTTCCCGAGGGCGCAGGCCCCGAGTTGGAGAAGCGGTTCCACGCCCGCGCTCATTCGGTCGACGGCTCTCCCGGTTTCCTCGGCTTTCAGCTCCTGCGCCCGGTCAAGGGCGAGGACCGCTACTTCGTGGTGACCAACTGGGCGACCGAGGAGGACTTCCAGACCTGGGCCAAGGGCCCGGCCCGCGAGGCGCACGCCGGCGAGCAGCGCAATCCGGTGGCCTCCGGCGCCGATCTGCTGGAGTTCGAGGTCGTCATCGACCAGAAGCCCTCCGCGTAG
- a CDS encoding alpha/beta fold hydrolase has translation MAPDKHYADIGLLDHGGQDGPLGPIVLLHGLMGRGRTWRRQIPWLRRYGRVFTFDAAFHTGADVDHPDDPCELSTERFVADVAEILTWIDLGPAVLIGHSMGGLHAWCTAAAYPEMVTALVVEDMAPDFRGQTTRSWTPWFNSWPDRFASLEAAEQMFGPVAGRYFYEAFDDGALHGSLDIWADIAEEWGGRHFWDQWAAVAAPTLVIEAEYGVTPAGQMRRMCAANPNSRYLRVPGAGHLVHDDAPDTYRGAIEAFLSMEQPD, from the coding sequence ATGGCGCCGGACAAGCACTACGCGGACATCGGCCTGCTCGACCACGGCGGCCAGGACGGCCCGCTCGGCCCGATCGTCCTGCTGCACGGACTGATGGGACGTGGGCGCACCTGGCGCAGGCAGATTCCGTGGCTGCGCCGCTACGGTCGCGTGTTCACCTTCGACGCGGCCTTCCACACCGGTGCCGACGTCGATCACCCCGACGATCCGTGCGAGTTGTCCACCGAACGTTTCGTCGCCGACGTCGCCGAGATACTCACCTGGATCGACCTCGGCCCGGCGGTGCTGATCGGGCATTCGATGGGCGGCCTGCACGCCTGGTGCACCGCCGCCGCCTACCCGGAGATGGTGACCGCGCTGGTCGTCGAGGACATGGCCCCCGACTTTCGCGGGCAGACCACCCGATCGTGGACGCCGTGGTTCAACAGCTGGCCTGACCGGTTCGCCTCACTCGAGGCCGCCGAGCAGATGTTCGGCCCGGTTGCCGGCCGCTACTTCTACGAGGCCTTCGACGACGGTGCGCTGCACGGCAGCCTCGATATCTGGGCCGATATCGCCGAGGAGTGGGGCGGACGCCACTTCTGGGATCAGTGGGCCGCGGTCGCCGCGCCGACGCTGGTGATCGAGGCCGAGTACGGCGTCACCCCGGCGGGCCAGATGCGCCGGATGTGCGCCGCCAACCCGAACTCGCGCTACCTCCGGGTGCCGGGAGCCGGACACCTGGTGCACGACGACGCCCCGGACACCTATCGCGGGGCGATCGAGGCGTTCCTGTCGATGGAACAGCCCGACTGA
- a CDS encoding ABC-F family ATP-binding cassette domain-containing protein, whose protein sequence is MTATLVAKGLAGGYAHRVLFDNLDLTVAPGDVIGVVGANGAGKTTLLRVLAGDLAPLAGTVSQTPPDAFVGWLPQEHERVAGETVAQYVARRTGCAAATARMDAAAEALGAPEAATGADPADVYAAALDHWLATGAADLDERLPAVLAELGLDADGAGIDPGSAFMTSLSGGQAARVGLAALLCSRFDIVLLDEPTNDLDLDGLARLEEVVRGLRGGVVLVSHDREFLSHSVTRVLELDIAQHANTIYGGGYDSYLEEREVARRHKREAYEEFAEQKADLVARARKQREWSSQGVRNAIRKAPDNDKIRRRAASESSEKQAQKVRQMESRIARLAEVEEPRKEWVLEFTIGAAPRSSSVVATLNNAVVRQGDFTFGPVSVQVNAGERIGITGPNGAGKTTLLRTLLGHTAPDEGSAALGTNVAIGEIDQARGQFTGPETLTDRFESLMPDMSTADVRTLLAKFGLRADHVGRPAAELSPGERTRAGMALLQARGVNVLVLDEPTNHLDLPAIEQLESALDSYEGTVLLVTHDRRMLAGVRTDRHWHVDAGRVTES, encoded by the coding sequence ATGACCGCAACGCTCGTCGCCAAAGGCCTCGCGGGTGGCTACGCCCACCGCGTGCTGTTCGACAACCTCGACCTGACCGTTGCGCCGGGCGATGTCATCGGCGTCGTCGGCGCCAACGGTGCGGGCAAGACGACGCTGCTGCGGGTGCTCGCGGGCGATCTTGCGCCGCTGGCGGGCACCGTGTCACAGACCCCGCCCGACGCCTTCGTCGGCTGGTTGCCGCAGGAGCACGAACGCGTCGCCGGTGAGACGGTCGCACAGTACGTGGCCCGGCGCACCGGTTGTGCGGCCGCCACGGCGCGGATGGATGCCGCCGCCGAGGCGCTGGGCGCCCCGGAGGCCGCCACCGGCGCCGATCCCGCTGATGTCTACGCCGCCGCCCTCGACCACTGGCTTGCCACCGGTGCCGCCGACCTCGACGAACGGCTGCCCGCGGTGCTCGCCGAACTCGGCCTGGACGCCGACGGTGCGGGTATTGACCCGGGATCGGCGTTCATGACCTCGCTGTCGGGTGGCCAGGCCGCCCGGGTCGGGCTGGCCGCGCTGCTGTGTTCGCGCTTCGATATCGTGCTGCTCGACGAACCCACCAACGACCTCGACCTCGACGGCCTCGCCCGTCTCGAAGAGGTGGTGCGCGGTCTGCGGGGCGGGGTGGTACTGGTCAGTCACGACCGGGAGTTCCTCTCGCACAGCGTGACCCGAGTCCTCGAACTCGATATCGCGCAGCATGCCAACACCATCTACGGTGGTGGCTACGACAGCTACCTCGAAGAACGCGAGGTGGCGCGGCGGCACAAGCGGGAGGCGTACGAGGAGTTCGCCGAACAGAAGGCCGACCTCGTCGCGCGGGCGCGCAAGCAACGCGAATGGTCGAGCCAGGGTGTGCGCAATGCGATCCGCAAAGCACCCGACAACGACAAGATCCGCCGCCGCGCCGCATCCGAGTCGAGTGAGAAGCAGGCGCAGAAGGTGCGGCAGATGGAAAGCCGCATCGCTCGGCTGGCGGAGGTGGAGGAGCCGCGCAAGGAGTGGGTGCTCGAATTCACCATCGGCGCCGCCCCGCGATCGAGCTCGGTTGTCGCCACCCTCAACAACGCTGTTGTGCGGCAAGGAGATTTCACGTTCGGTCCGGTGTCCGTCCAGGTGAACGCGGGCGAGCGGATCGGCATCACCGGTCCCAACGGGGCCGGAAAGACGACGCTGCTCCGGACACTGCTGGGGCACACCGCTCCCGACGAGGGCTCGGCCGCCCTCGGCACCAATGTCGCCATCGGCGAAATCGACCAGGCGCGTGGACAGTTCACCGGACCGGAAACGCTGACCGACCGTTTCGAAAGCCTGATGCCGGACATGTCCACCGCCGATGTCCGCACGCTGTTGGCCAAGTTCGGCCTCCGCGCCGACCACGTAGGCCGTCCCGCCGCCGAACTGTCCCCGGGCGAGCGCACCCGTGCCGGGATGGCGCTGCTACAGGCCCGCGGTGTCAACGTGCTGGTCCTGGACGAGCCCACCAACCACCTCGACCTGCCCGCCATCGAACAACTCGAATCGGCCCTCGATTCGTACGAGGGCACCGTCCTGCTCGTCACCCACGACCGCCGGATGCTGGCTGGTGTTCGGACCGACCGACATTGGCACGTCGATGCCGGCCGGGTCACCGAATCGTAG